The following coding sequences lie in one Bacteroidales bacterium genomic window:
- a CDS encoding S-adenosylmethionine:tRNA ribosyltransferase-isomerase, protein MPSVEQLRITDYTYDLPDERIARYPLTERDRSKLLVYRNGKISEDIFTRLTDYIAPGDMLVFNNTRVIRARIEMEKETGARIEIFCLEPHDPPDYQLSFSQQKSVVWKCLVGNLKKWKSGPLKREVSLNGQTIELQAERTGGTSRYQLIRFDWTGGIDFGTLLDAFGHTPIPPYLNRDTEEIDETRYQTVYSKHKGSVAAPTAGLHFTPEIMQRLREKEAQLEEITLHVGAGTFRPVQQDEVSEHEMHTEFFSVPIGFLRRLLDNKGVLTAVGTTSLRALESTYWLGVKLMQPAADIRRMKLEQWEAYDLPQNISLNDALSSLITAMEANGINTLYASTRIMIVPGYTFRVCQRLITNFHQPQSTLLLLVSAFTGEHWKDIYQYALEHDFRFLSYGDSSLLELSGS, encoded by the coding sequence ATGCCTTCCGTAGAACAGCTTCGAATCACCGATTATACCTATGATCTTCCCGACGAACGGATCGCCAGGTATCCGCTGACGGAACGCGACCGTTCCAAACTGCTGGTATACCGCAACGGAAAGATCAGCGAAGATATCTTTACCCGCTTGACCGACTACATCGCTCCCGGCGATATGCTGGTGTTCAACAATACCCGCGTGATCCGGGCACGTATAGAAATGGAAAAGGAAACAGGCGCCCGCATCGAGATCTTCTGCCTCGAGCCGCATGATCCACCGGACTACCAACTATCTTTTTCCCAGCAGAAAAGCGTGGTGTGGAAATGTCTGGTGGGTAACCTGAAAAAATGGAAATCAGGCCCCCTGAAAAGGGAAGTGTCGCTGAATGGCCAAACAATAGAGTTACAGGCGGAACGAACCGGGGGCACCAGCCGGTACCAGCTGATCCGCTTCGACTGGACCGGAGGGATCGATTTCGGCACTTTACTGGATGCTTTCGGGCATACTCCTATCCCACCCTACCTGAACCGCGACACCGAAGAAATAGATGAAACGCGTTACCAGACAGTGTATTCAAAACATAAGGGATCGGTGGCAGCTCCTACGGCCGGACTGCACTTCACCCCGGAGATCATGCAACGGCTCAGGGAAAAAGAAGCACAACTGGAAGAGATCACCTTACATGTAGGGGCTGGAACCTTCCGTCCGGTACAACAGGACGAAGTGAGCGAACACGAGATGCATACCGAATTTTTCTCCGTTCCTATCGGTTTTCTGCGCCGTTTGCTGGACAATAAAGGAGTATTGACCGCAGTGGGAACGACTTCGTTAAGAGCGCTGGAAAGTACCTACTGGCTGGGGGTAAAACTCATGCAGCCTGCAGCGGATATCCGCAGGATGAAACTGGAACAGTGGGAAGCCTACGATCTGCCGCAAAACATCAGTTTAAACGATGCCTTATCCTCGCTGATCACAGCAATGGAAGCCAACGGCATAAATACGCTATATGCTTCCACCCGGATCATGATCGTTCCGGGATATACCTTCCGGGTCTGCCAAAGGCTGATCACCAACTTCCACCAACCCCAAAGCACACTGCTGCTATTAGTGAGCGCTTTTACAGGCGAACATTGGAAAGATATCTACCAATATGCACTGGAACATGATTTTCGCTTTCTAAGCTATGGGGATAGCTCGCTGCTGGAATTATCCGGTTCATAA